The DNA window atatatatatatatatatatatatatatatatatatatatatatatatatatatatatatatatatatatatatatatatatatatatatatatatatatatatatatatatatatatatatatatatatatatatatatatatatatatatatatatatatatatatatatatatatatatatatggcatatcttATGAGAATggataagttatatgagaatgtgagaatgaatccgagtcattaaattttaaaataaatggttgagattatgtgtcattgtttttttctctttcctccatcatttattttaataatggaggagagagaaaaaaagattgacacataatctcgaccatttattttaaaatctaatggttcagaatCATTCTCAggttctcatataaaaatgtcattctcatatgatacgtcatatatatatatatatatatatatatatatatatatatatatatatatatatatatatatatatatatatatatatatatatatatatatatatatatatatatatatatatatatatatatatatatatatatatatgaggagggatattattacttcaagagtaagttatcaagacttacttctcatcatgaccattgattatttttaatctaatggttaaaattaatatgtaattaaatgtggagagagaaaaataatactcattaattttaacccttagattgagaagaatcattGGTCATGATGAGGAATaaatcttgataacttactcctggagtaagaatatccccatatatatatatatatatatatatatatatatatatatatatatatatatatatatatataatggaaacTGTTAATATTATGGGACAACAAAAATATTCATAAGCAAAATATTCATACTTTAGCCATAAGCAAATTATACAACTCTTAATTACTTCATCTATTTCAACATAATCAGGTATTTCAACGGTTATAACATCTTGGTCATTATTCAACGGTCGAAGGCCTCGAGTAAATAAAAACACGGCGTTCCAATACCAACGACATTTTATATTGCCATATTCTTCACTTTTAATCATGCTTTCACGATCCATATAGGACATTAAGTCAACGTCCCAATCCCAATTTATTTCAAACACTACTTCACATACGTACAACTTTACAGGATGGTATATAAATTCTCCCTTATGGTGTATTCTAAGTCTGACAGTTTGTGACACTGTTGGCCTACACAAAACATGTACAATAAACAACCATTAGGGACATGGGACCACAGAAAGAACTTTGTAATAAAATACTCATGAAATAGAGTTGGGACCACAAACAGAACATTGTAATAAAATACTCATGGAACAAATTTGTGACCACCAACAGAATTTTATGCTAAAGTAATaccaacacaatagcacaacacaGTACCAACCATAACTTAAAACAACTCATTAAGTGGAACAAAAATGACGCAAAACCTTAAGCAAAAACAGTTGAGACAACAACCACTTACCTCAATACATATGTTGGATTTGACATTGAAGATGGTGTTCAGGAGAAATAAGGCGAAATCACAGAAGAGTGAAGACAGTTGAGACAAAGCCGAGCGTAGGAGACGAGCTTAATGGACGATAACATTTTGAATACCACCGATGATGATGTTCTGGAATGGACGATGATTTTCTGAAGAACCACGATGATGTATTGTAGGGAATTAAAAAGGACTCATTCCAATAAGGGTTCACTTAAAtgaattagaaaatataaataatatttgcttattttaatattttgaaattaaaatatattgtgtaattttcaaaattattaaaatatatcagAAAAATAATGTGAGTTGGCATCTGACACATAATCAGAATATATGTCATGTCATCAAGAATTTCACTCAAATTTAATCATGGACTTAAATCTTCAAAAAATCAAAGTTGAGGGACCAAATTtccgaattttaaaataaaaagaaaaaaattaaaaaataaataatagaagaaccaaaaatacaattaaatctaaaaaaaattaagaaagtaAATCATCTCCAAGATCTCACCATTGTTACCAACACCCTTACCATTATTAGCAAGATTAAGGAGTAAATGACAAATATTGTAATTATAAAATGAAATCGATGTATTGGCCGGTTTCACGAAAAACCGGAGGTATAATCTAAAGTCGCATCAAGTAGAAAGGGTTAACCAAAGTCAAAACCCATAGAGGAAGTTATGTTGAGAGCATCACCATCCTTCTTTCGATTAACCACCACCTCCACAGCCATGTTCTCTTCCACTTCTTCCATTTCTTCTCTCAGAAACCCTAACTTCCTCTTCCCTTCATCTTCATCACCGCATTCTTCAAAACTCTCCATTCCTCCTCACTCTCTTTCGCTTTCCAACAATCGCAATCGCATCTCCCTTCGATGCTTCGCTTCTCGTCCCATTCATGTCGTCAATCCCATCGTCGAAATGGACGGTAGCCTCTCTaacctctctttctctctttcctcACAGTTCGTTACTTCACTTCACACcgttttttatttgttaatttgttaatATCATTATTTTGCTTCGCAGGTGATGAAATGACCAGGATTATATGGACGATGATAAAGGATAAAGTATGGATTCATGCTTTCTTATTTTAACCTCACTTTTTAttgctttattatattaatatatcgtTTTCTATCTGCTAAGAAGCacatgaaaattaaaatatatattaaattttagaaGTTCAATCTCGATCCAAAGAGCACTGATGCTTTAAATGTGTGAGATTGTTACTACGGGCGATCCAAATTCGTTCTAGATAGACTATTTGATGGTTTTCTATCTGCTAAATAGCATATACAATAGACACTTGACACTGGTAATAGTTTAAGAAAATGAAAGTGACTAAATGTAATTATATGTGTTAATGTTTTGTATGTGTACGACGCCTGAACACACCTTCAATTTGAAGTGTTGGTGTTAAATGAGTTTGGATTGCCTACAATTTGTATTCCTACACATTTACGCTGTGAACGCATAGGTGACAGTTAGATCGAGATAAGACTGTCCAACATTTAAATTATCCCTACACACTTATGGTGTAAACGCATAGGTGACAGTTAGATCGAGATAAGACTGTCCAACATTTAAATTcggtatttagattttttttttttaatttaaatgtgcATTGAAATTTGGGCGGTCCAATAACAGGCGTGGTGACTACATAAATGCGTGGGATTGTGACTACCGGCAATCCAAATTCCTGCTAGATAGACTATTTGTGATTTGCTTTTTACATTaacgagtttttttttttttttaatatttaattaatgtgaGTGCAGCTTATATTTCCTTACCTGGATCTGAACATAAAGTATTTTGATTTGGGGATTGAAAATCGTGATGCTACTGGCGACAGAGTGACTGTCGAAAGCGCGGAAGCTACTCTCAAGttagtgattttttttttcatgaaAGGAAACATTCAAAGCATGATAACATAACATGCATtggcattttaattatttttttattttactgtTAGTGGTTTTTGTTTTAGCTGAGAATGTTAGATGGAAAGGTGTAGATAGGTCTCTTAATTAGAAAAGTACAAAAAATGCATGTAGATAGATTTTCTTGATATGGGGAGGATTGCTAGCCAAGTAATGCTGCTTATTTAGTTTCATTGAATTTATGTAGGCAGGGTTTTTGCTTTTGACCCTAAACAAATAGTCTAAAAAGATATATGATATCAGTCATCGTCACGGAAAATCCAacacacttaaaaaccctaatcaaTTTGTTTACGGCTTGACCGGGGAAGCTGTTTGCCTTGCTGGATTTTTTGTTATGGTAATTGATGTCGTTTATCTTTCTAGACGTTTTGTTTAGGGTTTTCCTTATTGGATTTGATTTTCCATTACGATGATTGATGTCGTATATCTTTTTAAACGATTTGTTTAGGGTCCTCTGTCCTCCTACTTTAGCTGCATTTTGCAGGTTAGGTTTATTGGTTTTGTTTTGACATTTACCAAAAGGAAGGAAGGAACCAAAAAAGTTATAGGAGTGTTTGTTTCGTGTAATCTGTTGGTACATTTTGTTGCAGTGGAGAACTTGCATATTTAATGTCTTTTCGCTGTCTTTAACTTTGGCATAGAATTATGTTTTGTCCCGCAAGCATGTGATGCTCTCTGTTCCTAGGAATTTGCCATTAGTTACATGCTTGTATTGGGAATGTGCCGCTTCACTGCAATTTTACCTTAGTTTTCACCTAATGTATCTCTTGTTCTTTTTACTTCGGAGGGTTTTCTTATCCTGCCGCCATTCCCCCAGTtttctaaacaaatttaaaataaattcccATTTGTTAATTGAAACTTCTATTTGCTTCAGGTACAATGTTGCTGTGAAATGTGCAACTATAACTCCTGGTAAGTTGTACCGGGCTTTAAATAGATGTAGTGCTCTGTATCATAAGTCATTTGTCTTAGTGCCATATCCTCGAATTTAAATCATATTATAAAACATCCTACATAATGCATGGCAAGTGGACTCTAGTTCATGCTCTTGATTCGTTTATAATTTTGTTTACAAAAAAAATAGCATCTGAAGTTCTGAACTCTATTTTGAATTTTCAGATGAAACCCGAGTCAAAGAATTTGGACTGAAGTCTATGTGGAGAAGCCCCAATGGCACAATAAGGAACATTTTAGATGGTTGGTTTTATGCACATATTATTGAATTCATGCATCAAAAATAGTGATGTTAGCCCTTTTCCTTACTGTGTGCCAATGTCAGTTCCCCCATATGTTTTATTTTAGGTGCATTTATGTACATATATGCTATAGTGGAAGAGATATTAGTATGCACGAAGATTAGAGATACTACAGTGCGTAGTTTTGTGTATTTTACTTGCAGGATTTTCACGTCTGATTACTTATTTTTGGAACATACATACAAATGTATGAGAAATTTATGCTATTTCGATTCAATCTATTAAAATGCAGTAATCTACTACATCTTATAAAGATGCTGATCCTGTGATAGGGAATGTTGCTATGTGaagaaaaaacaatttttgatgGCTTTAAATTTTTGCTTATGatattttcccttttcttttaggTACTGTATTTCGTGAGCCCATAATATGCCGCAATGTACCCAGAATTATTCCTGGTAATGTCTTAGCTGTAGTTTGATTCTTAGTGAAGTTAAATACCACAGAGCACCAATTGAAACTTATTTTTCGGTTATCAGGATGGAAAAAACCCATCTGTATTGGTAGGCATGCTTTTGGTGATCAGTATCGTGCCACTGATACAGTAATCAACGGACCGGGGAAGCTTAAGCTGGTATTTGGTATGTTACTTTCTGAAGACCTCCTTTCTGTTGGAGTTGGTTCTTCTTTCGGGGTCAAATTATCATTTTTAGGCATCACATGCGTAGTttaccttcttttcttttttctatctTGAATTCAGTCCCTCAAGATGGTGACACTCCCGTGGAGCTTGATGTTCATGATTTTAAAGGCCCTGGTGTAGCTCTTGCTATGTATAATGTTGATGAGGTTTGTTCATTGTATATTTTCGGTGTATGCTAACTAAATGTTTAAAAACTTGCTTTTGTTGCTTTTTTTATTAGATTCAAACACTTGTTTTCCTTATATGCCAGTCTATTCGAGCATTTGCTGAATCATCCATGTCATTAGCATTTACAAAGAAGTGGCCACTTTACTTAAGCACCAAAAACACAATTCTCAAGAAATATGATGGCAGGTGATTATTGCTATATCTATGCGCGAGTTCATGTTTTCAGTTGTTGCCTTTGTATGCAAAACTTCTCCTTAATATAGGCAGCCTTTCTTTTCATTTGCTTCTATTGGAGATAATATACAGTTTGATATTATTACAGATTTAAAGACATATTTCAGGAGGTTTATGAAGAAAGGTGGAGGCAAAAGTTTGAAGAACACTCTATATGGTTTGTTTTGACGTCTGTGAGACTATTTtgcatgcattacatacatttacatatatacacattGATGCTTGACACTTGAGTGACTTCAGGTATGAACATAGGTTAATTGATGACATGGTGGCATATGCACTCAAGAGCGAAGGTGGATATGTTTGGGCTTGTAAGAATTATGATGGTGACGTTCAAAGTGATTTACTTGCTCAAGGTAATATAGAGACCTTATTGTTTATATTGAAGCATGATGATTGTAAGTATGATGTCAGTCATAAGTAACCCCCACCAACATTTCTGATTAGATCAATTCTTGGACCCAAACCATGGAAAGTGGTAACTTTTTTCAAATACAGAGAAATATATTGTATCCTTGTCCAACCAATTTGGCTCCCGGCGTATACATCAGGATACTAAAACTATTTATAGACCACACCATTGTAATTTGCTTTGTTTGGATCTATTTTATTGACATTTGGTTATCATATAATTTAACCTTGACAAAGGCATTATTAGTATGatttttaacttttttcttttgttattaTGGGTTTGTAAAAAAAATGTAAGAAATGTCCGTAAGAAAAAATTTTGTTAGGAAAATAAGCAATTACCCAAGTGTTTCAATGCCAAGTTTTACAAACAAATGACACTACTGCCTTTTGTATTTATGTTTACCTTGGTATACATTTGTGCATAAAGAAAATTGTTGCTTTTCTCTTCAACATgaattgaacaacaaaatgatgtaTAGCATAAAGTAGCAAGGCAAGGGGAAAGCATTTCTCCTTGTTTCTGATTAGTTGATACTTAAATCTTGAAATTTTGTATGTCCTGGATTGTCAGCTTATGTAGTCAATTATCCTTGCGAATGTGAATGTTCTGGTGTGGTTGTTAATTACATTTTCATTAGTTGAAAGTAATTGTGAAACGCAAAAGAAAGCATTTGAAATTTGTGTAATTAATAATTCTGAATGTGTGCAGGATTCGGCTCATTGGGCCTCATGACTTCTGTGCTGGTATGCATTAGATTCTTATTCTTACCACAATATTTTTCCATCAATATCGAcatttctcttttttgtttttcgATGTCTTATGTTATGGTTGCAATGCAGTTATCTTCTGATGGAAAGACATTAGAAGCTGAGGCAGCTCATGGAACTGTAACTCGGCATTTCCGGTTTCATCAAAAGGGACAAGAAACCAGTACAAACAGTATTGCTTCCATATTTGCATGGACACGAGGACTGGAACATAGGTACTCTGTTGCTTGTTTCAAATTCTTGTGCATTTAGATGTTCTTTTGATCTTCTATTTAAAACTTTTCTACCTTCCTTTTTGTCCATTTTTCTGAATGTGTTATTGAGATGAATATGTTCTTATGTACCAGAGCAAAGCTGGATAATAATGAAAAATTACTGGATTTTGCTAAGAAGTTGGAGGCTGCATGTGTCGAGACAGTAGAGTCAGGAAAGATGACTAaagatcttgcccttctgattcaTGGGCCTAAGTAAGTGAATCTCCTTCCCAACCATGTTTACTCATTTGAATATTTTGGTATTCTGAACTTTTTGTATTTGAAGTTTTAATTTAACTTTGTCATTCCTGTGTCCTGCTTCAAAGCAACTATTTGTTTTAAGATTTTACTATTTGATGAAATGCTTACTGCAAATATATTACCTCATATTACATGTGAATTTCATATGATATATCATATACCTGGGTTTATAGTCTAATTTAACTGGTTTGTGGAATGTGTGTACTTAAGCATGTGTTTGAGCCGTTAAccattatatataattatatcgGTCTTCTCTAGCCTGATATTACACTCGGGCAGAGGGTTTGCTGTAGTCAATGTTGGAGTCAAAATATTTGCAAGTAAATTGTATGTCTAATTGTTATGATATTGGATTTTGTGCAGGGTATCAAGGGAATTTTACTTGAACACTGAGGAATTTATTGATGCTGTGGCGTCTAATCTCGAGAGTAAGCTCCGAGAGCCTGCCACTTCAACAGTCTAACTTAATTTTTTTGTTGGGAAATTGGAAAAGCTATGGCTTGATAGATAAGGAGGGGGGCCTGTAATGATAAATTTTTGGGACCTTGGTTACTACTGGCTTCTTCATTCTTATTGCCTGTTTGTTTTAGGTCGATTTTGAACACCCTTCAAATTCAAAGTTACAGTTTGTAGGCTATGATAAATCACAACCAACATATATTGGGACGCCGTACGGAAGTGTATCCAACACAGGCTTAGACTAATGTAGTAGTTAATAATTTGTTGTTGAAAGAAACAACTATAATAATAGTCAAACAATAAATATCATCAAGTTTGAACTGTAGGAATTAGGAAACATAAATATCAGCAAGTTTGAACTGTAGGAATTAagtacaaataaatttttatgAACAAATTGTGAAGATGAGAGGGATATAATTGTATTGATTTGATGGCCAGTATGAAAATTGATTTCATGCTGTAATTGATTTTGAAGTTTCCTCATATTTGGCTTTGTTCTAAAGTGATTCAACCACGGACATATATCGTAAGAGAATGAATTGTAAGAGAATGAATGACATGACATTTGTACAAATTATTTCATATTCATGCTATGTTCTAGAAAGCATTAACCATGTTTTTGTCAATGTACCTTCCCTTCAAACTTTTATCATCACCGTTACATTTTCTTGTTGATACATTCAAACTTCAGACAGTCACTACATGTTTCTTCAAGCCAATCAAAGACAAACTTCTTGGACAAACACAATGATTTTCTAACAACTTCAAATTAAACTAAACTACTAAACATataacaaaataagttcaaaatgggTCAAAAGTGGAGATAATTGGGTCTGAGTGAAAGTAAATCACAGGGCTGAGTAAAAGTTTATTTTTACTGATGCAACAGGTCGCACTTAGCGTCATCAGACCGTGCCTAGTGCGCACTGCTTGGAATTTTCAAAATGCCAAAAGTCCCCTAATTTTTCCATTCACTTTCACTCTTTAAGCCTTATACTACTTAATGCAAAGCTATTAAATACTCATAAAGTTGAGTTGCTTCCTAACAattgcttgttttacgtcgtaaacTCGACACCTTTTATCAAGTAGACGCTCCCTCTTGTTGTTTCCTTTTACTTGGCTAGTTGTTCGTGCTTTCTGGTTTTGCTGTTGTTCTTTAACCAAAAGTTACTCCTGACCAACACTTAAGGAAACATAATGGAAAACAAGTATATACACACTATAGACAAATGTACAAAGTTTGAAAAGATAGAAACTATTGCGACGCTTTTAATATATAAACACCAATTCTCGACAACGACATTTTGTTAGTCTTGCAGCACATCAAAAGATTTAGGTAACTATATTtatatcgtctccacagggattagtGTGATATCAATGTCGTTCAACAATCTCTACGATTTAAGCATGGGTTTGCAAGATATATGTTTGTTTAAAGCAAAGGAATGTAAAAGCAGATTTTATAAAGAAAGTTTTGGAGAGATATGAGAGTTTTTCAAGATTTGAGTTCTTCCACCGATAGAATATGCATTTTACCAATCAGTTATATACAATCTAAACAT is part of the Vicia villosa cultivar HV-30 ecotype Madison, WI linkage group LG2, Vvil1.0, whole genome shotgun sequence genome and encodes:
- the LOC131652713 gene encoding isocitrate dehydrogenase [NADP]-like, producing the protein MLRASPSFFRLTTTSTAMFSSTSSISSLRNPNFLFPSSSSPHSSKLSIPPHSLSLSNNRNRISLRCFASRPIHVVNPIVEMDGDEMTRIIWTMIKDKLIFPYLDLNIKYFDLGIENRDATGDRVTVESAEATLKYNVAVKCATITPDETRVKEFGLKSMWRSPNGTIRNILDGTVFREPIICRNVPRIIPGWKKPICIGRHAFGDQYRATDTVINGPGKLKLVFVPQDGDTPVELDVHDFKGPGVALAMYNVDESIRAFAESSMSLAFTKKWPLYLSTKNTILKKYDGRFKDIFQEVYEERWRQKFEEHSIWYEHRLIDDMVAYALKSEGGYVWACKNYDGDVQSDLLAQGFGSLGLMTSVLLSSDGKTLEAEAAHGTVTRHFRFHQKGQETSTNSIASIFAWTRGLEHRAKLDNNEKLLDFAKKLEAACVETVESGKMTKDLALLIHGPKVSREFYLNTEEFIDAVASNLESKLREPATSTV